Proteins encoded within one genomic window of Novosphingobium pentaromativorans US6-1:
- a CDS encoding phytanoyl-CoA dioxygenase family protein, with translation MTNPFPGIPLIESPLFHGQRGSMGLTADEERIAIDLNERGYAVLDFPDPQIDARINRIKANLGPRYSGIDFADPQSDKTQGERRIQDAWKFDEDVRMIAANQAILDLLGKLYGRGAFPFQTLNFPVGTQQEAHTDAVHFSSLPERFMCGVWLAMEDIGPDAGPLFYLPGSHRWPLLTNSMIGRRGYGSELHSAQAPFAQGWRSLCDAYGATEETFLARKGQALIWTANLLHGGSRQNDTRLTRWSQVTHYYFDDCIYYTPAFSDEALGRLDLRNLKSIADGQPRPNTYLGEKVEGPGKKGFSAKPMRTLLRLRP, from the coding sequence GTGACCAATCCGTTCCCCGGCATTCCGTTGATCGAATCCCCGCTTTTTCATGGGCAGCGCGGCTCGATGGGTTTGACAGCCGACGAGGAAAGGATCGCCATCGACCTTAACGAACGCGGCTACGCAGTCCTCGACTTTCCTGATCCGCAGATCGACGCACGGATTAATCGGATCAAGGCAAACCTCGGCCCGCGCTATTCAGGCATCGACTTCGCCGATCCGCAAAGCGACAAGACACAAGGTGAACGCCGCATTCAGGATGCTTGGAAATTCGACGAGGATGTGCGCATGATTGCTGCGAACCAAGCCATCCTCGACCTTCTGGGCAAGCTGTATGGACGCGGAGCTTTCCCTTTCCAGACGCTGAATTTCCCAGTAGGCACTCAGCAGGAAGCACACACCGACGCGGTGCATTTCTCCAGCCTGCCCGAACGGTTCATGTGCGGCGTATGGCTGGCGATGGAAGATATCGGGCCGGATGCGGGGCCACTGTTCTATCTACCCGGTTCCCACCGCTGGCCACTCCTGACTAACAGCATGATTGGCCGGCGCGGCTACGGCAGCGAGCTGCATTCCGCGCAGGCCCCCTTCGCCCAGGGTTGGCGGTCGTTGTGCGATGCCTATGGCGCCACCGAGGAAACATTCCTCGCCCGCAAGGGACAAGCGCTGATCTGGACGGCGAACCTGCTGCACGGCGGCAGCCGCCAGAACGACACACGCCTGACGCGCTGGTCGCAGGTGACTCACTATTATTTCGATGATTGCATCTATTACACCCCCGCCTTTTCCGACGAAGCGCTGGGCCGGCTCGACTTACGCAACCTCAAGTCAATCGCCGATGGCCAACCCCGGCCTAATACTTACCTAGGTGAGAAAGTGGAGGGCCCCGGAAAAAAAGGGTTTTCGGCAAAGCCGATGAGAACCTTGTTGCGCTTGCGGCCTTAG
- a CDS encoding ABC transporter permease, whose translation MDKFLKAWQVQQRVIVALMIRELTTRFGRENIGFLWVMAEPLLFAGLVGMLYSYMIGDQEHGVGVVAFIASGYIPLTVMRNSFGRCVNIFVANSALLYHRQVKVLDFVIVRFMIEVIGGMMAYALIGILLMALGLFPVPANLGFVIAGWSLYMLFVFSVCLVIAPVSETSEALEKLLPVTVYIAIPFSGTFNMASWLSPEARQVLLCSPFVNGMEMMRYGLFGDAVRPYYNIWIPLGASAVVAIIGLAMCRRVRRTLVVE comes from the coding sequence ATGGATAAATTCCTGAAAGCCTGGCAGGTCCAGCAGCGAGTGATCGTCGCCCTGATGATCCGTGAGTTGACGACGCGGTTCGGCCGCGAAAACATTGGCTTTCTCTGGGTCATGGCCGAACCGTTGCTGTTCGCAGGCCTGGTCGGCATGCTGTACAGCTACATGATTGGCGATCAGGAGCATGGCGTAGGCGTCGTTGCTTTCATCGCCAGCGGCTATATCCCACTGACGGTGATGCGAAATTCGTTTGGGCGCTGTGTCAACATTTTCGTCGCCAACAGCGCGCTGCTGTATCACCGACAGGTCAAGGTCCTCGACTTCGTGATCGTACGTTTCATGATCGAGGTGATCGGCGGAATGATGGCTTACGCGCTAATCGGCATTTTGCTGATGGCACTAGGCCTGTTTCCTGTTCCCGCGAACCTTGGCTTTGTGATTGCCGGATGGTCGCTCTACATGCTGTTCGTCTTTTCGGTCTGTCTGGTCATTGCCCCGGTTTCTGAAACCTCGGAGGCGCTCGAAAAGCTGCTTCCTGTGACTGTTTACATTGCAATCCCGTTCTCCGGCACGTTTAACATGGCATCGTGGCTCTCGCCCGAAGCGCGGCAGGTGTTGCTTTGTTCTCCTTTCGTTAACGGCATGGAGATGATGCGCTATGGCTTGTTCGGCGATGCCGTACGGCCGTATTATAACATATGGATCCCGTTGGGCGCCTCGGCGGTCGTAGCAATCATAGGCCTTGCGATGTGCCGTCGTGTGCGCCGGACGTTGGTGGTTGAATGA
- a CDS encoding DUF5672 family protein, producing MATDTPPAPPDDKRLHLPQVTLCAATSVNVAATMRALEASLRQIRFGACRLLTDAEVSPAHPEMEIVAIAPLRSSAAYSDFLLTRLPDYVATTHCLVVQWDGHLIDAGRWQAEFLAYDYIGASWPQFDDGHDVGNGGFSLRSRRLMELCRDPAFVVVHPEDVAIGRTNRAWLEAQGMRFAPRDLADAFAAERSGEPHRTFGFHGVWNMPCAIGLEAFWQIYCQLDERGTLKRDFRSLLRDVANGPRGMSRAARMIADRYLK from the coding sequence ATGGCGACGGACACTCCTCCCGCACCCCCCGATGACAAGCGTCTTCACTTGCCGCAGGTGACGCTGTGCGCAGCGACTTCGGTGAACGTCGCTGCCACCATGCGCGCGCTAGAAGCATCGCTGCGCCAGATTCGCTTCGGAGCGTGCAGGCTGCTGACCGATGCCGAAGTCAGCCCCGCGCACCCGGAGATGGAAATCGTGGCGATCGCGCCGCTGCGATCCTCGGCTGCCTATTCCGATTTCCTTCTGACCCGCCTTCCCGACTATGTGGCGACCACGCATTGCCTTGTCGTGCAATGGGATGGGCACCTGATCGACGCCGGCCGCTGGCAGGCCGAGTTCCTTGCTTATGATTACATTGGCGCGAGCTGGCCGCAGTTCGACGACGGGCACGACGTCGGTAACGGCGGATTTTCTCTGCGCAGCCGACGTTTGATGGAACTATGCCGCGATCCGGCCTTCGTGGTGGTTCACCCGGAGGACGTAGCGATTGGTCGCACCAACCGTGCTTGGCTGGAAGCGCAGGGCATGCGCTTTGCCCCCCGGGATCTGGCGGACGCCTTCGCGGCCGAACGCAGTGGTGAACCGCACCGAACTTTCGGCTTTCACGGCGTGTGGAATATGCCCTGCGCAATCGGCCTGGAGGCGTTCTGGCAGATATACTGTCAGCTCGACGAACGGGGCACCCTGAAGCGGGATTTCCGCAGCCTGCTGCGCGATGTCGCAAACGGGCCGCGCGGAATGTCACGCGCGGCCCGAATGATTGCCGACAGATATTTGAAATAG
- a CDS encoding ABC transporter ATP-binding protein, with the protein MISCINLRKNYAQKQVLKGIDLEIAPGDRIGLLGRNGAGKSTLIKLIGGVELPTSGSIQRNMSCSWPLGFNGGFQGSLTGYDNARFIARIYGQDYATMRQFVEDFTELGGQLRMPVKTYSSGMRARLAFALSLAIEFDCYLIDEVILVGDKNFQDKCHYELFERRKDRAILLASHSPDSIREFCNRAVVLHGGQMSQFDDLERGLEIYQDL; encoded by the coding sequence ATGATCTCGTGTATCAATCTTCGCAAGAACTATGCCCAAAAGCAGGTTCTCAAAGGTATTGATCTTGAAATTGCGCCTGGAGACCGCATTGGTCTTCTCGGACGAAACGGTGCAGGCAAGTCCACGCTGATCAAGTTGATTGGCGGTGTCGAATTGCCCACTTCCGGAAGCATCCAGCGCAACATGTCATGCTCGTGGCCTCTCGGCTTCAATGGCGGCTTCCAGGGCAGCCTGACCGGCTATGACAATGCACGCTTCATTGCCCGCATCTATGGGCAGGACTATGCCACGATGCGGCAGTTCGTAGAAGATTTCACCGAACTTGGCGGGCAGCTGCGGATGCCGGTCAAAACCTATTCCTCGGGTATGCGGGCAAGGCTTGCATTCGCGCTGTCCCTGGCCATCGAATTCGACTGCTACCTGATTGACGAAGTCATCCTTGTGGGAGACAAGAACTTTCAGGACAAGTGCCATTACGAACTATTCGAAAGGCGCAAGGACCGCGCCATTCTCCTGGCGTCACACAGCCCTGATTCTATCCGGGAATTCTGCAACCGTGCCGTGGTCCTTCACGGCGGACAAATGTCCCAATTCGATGACCTGGAAAGGGGCCTTGAGATCTACCAGGATCTTTAA
- a CDS encoding recombinase family protein: MTREPYLIGYARVSKGDDQSNAAQRRALDAAGCKRVFEETASGGRWDRPKLLEMIGQLRDGDVVVVWKLDRLSRSLKDMLHIMERIELAGAGFRSLTEAIDTTTAAGRMMMQMVGSFAEFERAMIRERTSAGLAQARAEGRIGGRRPKLGDKQRREIAESVTSGRKSGAEMARLYGVSEPTVSRIVAAHRQQFSQQQREQA, translated from the coding sequence ATGACGCGCGAACCCTATCTGATCGGTTATGCCCGCGTGTCGAAGGGCGACGACCAGTCGAACGCCGCGCAGCGGCGCGCGCTCGATGCGGCCGGCTGCAAGCGGGTGTTCGAGGAGACCGCCAGCGGTGGGCGGTGGGACCGACCCAAGCTTCTGGAGATGATCGGCCAGTTGCGCGACGGAGACGTCGTCGTCGTCTGGAAGCTTGACCGGCTGTCGCGCAGCCTAAAGGATATGCTGCACATCATGGAGCGGATCGAGCTGGCAGGCGCGGGCTTCCGCTCACTGACCGAGGCGATCGACACCACCACCGCGGCAGGGCGGATGATGATGCAGATGGTGGGAAGCTTCGCCGAGTTCGAGCGGGCCATGATCCGCGAGCGTACCAGCGCCGGCCTTGCCCAGGCTCGCGCAGAAGGACGGATCGGCGGGCGTCGGCCCAAGCTCGGCGACAAGCAGCGCCGCGAAATCGCCGAGTCCGTCACGTCCGGCCGCAAGTCCGGTGCCGAGATGGCGCGGCTCTACGGCGTCAGTGAACCCACCGTCTCGCGCATCGTCGCCGCGCACCGCCAGCAATTCAGTCAGCAGCAGAGGGAACAGGCATGA
- a CDS encoding Wzz/FepE/Etk N-terminal domain-containing protein has product MELSREIRAAEAMPSRGDSLVRLLHRRRWFILFVILPALLATVYYGLIAADMYESESRFVIKNPAQKQAQATGLASFIQSTGISSGHDQTNEVIDYIHSRDALKALEKDANVKAIFSNRSADVISRYPGPFKDERFENLYKYYRKMIDVSIDHDTNSAVLRVKAFTSEDAQKLNLRLLELGEQVVNRLNSRFQTKAIAEAEQRVRDAQAKVRNARMALRAYRNSHDVLDPTEEATGVFKVSNELIAQQAAMMAQLQAMERAAPRNPGIAALRARINAIGAQIAAQTGRAVGTDNGLASKLTQYESLKVDQEFATQMLTMASATLEQARTEALKQQYYLERIVEPDQPDVALYPKRLQNILTVIGAALALYLIGWMLIVGILEHSPD; this is encoded by the coding sequence ATGGAGCTTTCTAGAGAGATCCGCGCAGCGGAAGCCATGCCTTCTCGTGGCGATTCGCTTGTCAGGCTGCTGCACCGCCGCCGATGGTTTATCCTGTTTGTCATACTGCCAGCCCTGCTTGCAACGGTGTATTATGGGCTGATCGCAGCCGACATGTATGAGTCTGAGTCCCGGTTCGTCATAAAAAACCCAGCGCAAAAGCAAGCACAAGCGACCGGTCTCGCAAGCTTTATACAATCCACCGGAATTTCTTCCGGACATGATCAAACAAACGAAGTCATCGATTATATTCACTCGCGTGATGCGCTAAAGGCTCTTGAAAAAGATGCCAACGTGAAGGCTATTTTTTCGAATAGGAGTGCTGACGTAATAAGCAGATATCCGGGTCCTTTCAAGGACGAGCGATTCGAAAACCTTTATAAGTATTATCGTAAGATGATCGATGTCAGCATCGACCATGACACCAATTCTGCGGTTCTAAGGGTGAAGGCATTCACATCCGAAGATGCCCAGAAACTCAACCTGCGCCTGCTCGAACTAGGTGAACAGGTAGTCAATCGCCTAAATTCACGCTTCCAGACCAAGGCCATCGCCGAGGCAGAGCAACGTGTTCGCGACGCGCAGGCAAAGGTTCGCAATGCCCGGATGGCCCTGCGCGCGTATCGCAATTCTCACGATGTCCTGGACCCTACGGAAGAGGCGACCGGTGTCTTCAAGGTGTCGAACGAACTTATCGCACAACAAGCCGCTATGATGGCCCAGCTTCAGGCGATGGAGCGTGCAGCACCGCGCAATCCCGGAATTGCGGCTCTGCGGGCACGCATCAACGCCATAGGTGCGCAGATCGCGGCACAAACGGGCAGGGCGGTCGGCACCGACAACGGCTTGGCGTCCAAGCTTACGCAATACGAAAGCCTAAAGGTCGATCAGGAATTCGCCACGCAGATGCTGACTATGGCAAGTGCAACGCTGGAGCAGGCCAGGACCGAGGCGCTCAAGCAGCAGTACTATCTGGAACGTATCGTCGAGCCTGATCAACCTGACGTCGCCCTGTATCCCAAGCGGCTTCAGAACATCCTGACAGTCATTGGTGCGGCTCTTGCGCTTTATCTCATCGGGTGGATGTTGATTGTCGGCATTCTCGAGCATTCCCCTGACTGA
- a CDS encoding glycosyltransferase family 2 protein: MKKRLLRLVVYLDAARLSPRLWLTALWWRILGKRVRSRAQFGPLLGASPRAYRLWLQDEAALDMTHREADPAIVAVVGEGQGRDETVRSVGAEGIAVLCDAPGADFAYQGRYAPLWLMWLEAGDALATGAGDAYRAAIAANGHARVIYADDDVIDTRGRRTQPHFKPEWNPELLRHHDYVTGAAIVRVDAAALRAVLTHCTAASLAAKAATCCEPQEVVRLPRVLHHRRIRPAPRVPAVPTLREWQQPGTSAPKVSVIVPTRNRLDLLRTCIDGLMRTNYPSMEVIVVDNGSDDPAALEYLAALGRARFEVLRDDGPFNFSRLNNRAARLATGEVLCLLNNDIEVFARDWLEIMVRQALRPEVGAVGACLLYPDGRIQHAGVVLGICGGAAHAHRLLRPEAEGYFRRHALPQFVSAVTAACLVVRRESFVAVGGLDEENFAVAFNDVDLCMRLNQRGWQSLYEPRATLVHHESVSRGFDRDPIGAARLASELAALKVRWGTGDMDRQVDPFHHPQLSRYSERFAIRLNS, encoded by the coding sequence GTGAAGAAGAGGCTGCTCAGGCTGGTGGTCTATTTGGATGCCGCGCGCCTTTCGCCGCGACTCTGGCTGACCGCGCTGTGGTGGCGTATACTGGGCAAGCGGGTGCGGTCGCGTGCACAGTTCGGCCCCTTGCTGGGTGCATCGCCGCGCGCCTACCGGCTGTGGCTTCAGGATGAAGCTGCACTGGATATGACGCACCGAGAGGCCGACCCGGCGATCGTGGCCGTGGTTGGAGAAGGGCAGGGCAGAGACGAAACTGTTCGCAGCGTAGGGGCCGAAGGCATCGCCGTTTTATGCGATGCACCTGGGGCTGATTTTGCATACCAAGGGCGCTACGCGCCCCTGTGGCTGATGTGGCTTGAAGCCGGAGATGCTTTGGCAACAGGCGCAGGGGACGCTTATCGCGCCGCGATTGCCGCCAATGGCCATGCACGCGTGATCTATGCCGACGACGATGTCATTGACACTCGTGGTCGACGTACTCAGCCACACTTCAAACCCGAATGGAATCCCGAACTGCTGCGTCATCACGATTACGTGACGGGCGCTGCCATCGTGCGGGTCGATGCGGCAGCGCTTCGGGCGGTGCTAACGCACTGCACGGCTGCAAGCCTTGCGGCGAAAGCGGCAACCTGTTGCGAGCCACAAGAGGTGGTGCGGTTGCCCCGTGTCCTGCATCATCGCCGCATCCGCCCCGCGCCTCGGGTTCCCGCCGTACCCACACTAAGGGAGTGGCAGCAACCCGGAACCAGTGCGCCCAAAGTCAGCGTCATCGTGCCCACGCGCAACCGGCTTGACCTGCTGCGCACGTGCATCGATGGCCTCATGCGTACTAATTACCCCTCCATGGAAGTGATCGTCGTCGACAACGGCAGTGACGATCCGGCGGCGCTGGAATATCTCGCCGCGCTGGGTCGGGCACGCTTCGAAGTCCTGCGCGACGACGGGCCGTTCAACTTTTCCCGGCTGAATAACCGCGCCGCCAGACTGGCGACGGGCGAGGTGCTGTGCTTGCTCAATAACGACATTGAAGTTTTTGCGCGCGACTGGCTTGAGATCATGGTGCGTCAGGCGCTGCGGCCCGAAGTAGGCGCGGTGGGAGCGTGTCTGCTCTACCCTGACGGCCGGATCCAGCATGCTGGCGTGGTGCTAGGCATCTGCGGTGGGGCGGCGCATGCGCACCGACTGCTGCGCCCGGAGGCTGAGGGTTATTTTCGTCGCCACGCTCTGCCGCAGTTCGTTTCTGCCGTCACTGCGGCCTGCCTTGTAGTGCGGCGCGAGAGCTTCGTGGCGGTCGGCGGACTGGATGAGGAGAACTTTGCCGTGGCCTTCAACGACGTCGACCTATGTATGCGCCTCAACCAGCGAGGCTGGCAGTCGCTGTACGAACCACGCGCGACGCTGGTCCACCACGAATCGGTATCGCGCGGGTTTGACCGCGATCCGATTGGTGCAGCAAGGCTTGCGAGCGAACTGGCCGCGCTTAAGGTGCGCTGGGGGACAGGGGACATGGACCGGCAGGTCGATCCCTTCCATCACCCGCAGCTCAGCCGGTACAGCGAACGTTTTGCGATCCGCCTGAACAGCTAA
- a CDS encoding Tn3 family transposase yields MPARIPMTQRQRAALLALPDSEAAVVRHHGLDAEDLAAIGFARTPATRLSYALQLCCLRYPGRHLRTGELLPAIMLDHIAEQVGVDAGVVADFARRAPTRYDQLAAIKARFGFTDLSRPARGIMMTWLETEAMAIVDGRILLDRLLDELRTRRIVIPGISVVERMAAEAMLRTETDLVAAVDAKLDADMRQRLDMLIDEKVHDRQSRLSWLREPEPRVASASLAEILEKVAIIHRTGISSIPVDPLHEPRLTQFAREGVRYTAQAFQQMRVSRRRVILLATLREMEATLTDAAIAMFSALMGRAHLRARKRLEQRVAISGREGRDRLMRIATVLETVSQAARAGGDIGAALRDIVPLDMLDADAAIIRRTAAPHRDDVLSEIAAEYRTFKRTGPLFLQALDFHGRAGTAALRDAMAILSNLDGDWRKPLPADVPLGHVERRWHRHVVVAGKIDRTHWEMATYGALTNALASGDIWVPRSRLHRSLDVLLAPLSGAALQPPFSLGNPHAWLDQRAAQLDSALRDVAHNLAGRDAALFAGERLRFPKELKDDDARHDEGRRLTLACYDMLPATRITDVLSQVERWTGFTRHFGHVSTGLPPGDEQAFLATLIAEATNLGLSRMAEVCGAGSRRALLRMQTWHMREETFRAALACLTDAIHAEPIAAWFGQGHRASADGQAFYLGGPGEAGGAVNAHYGRDPVVKIYTTITDRYAPLHQTVIAGTAGEAIHALDGLLGHDSNADLTALHVDGGGVSDIVFATMHLLGLDFEPRIPRLSDRRLYAFEPSKRYGRLAPLFGHRLNRDLIVSHWPDIERVIGAIRHRTVTPSLILKKLSAYRQQNSLAAALREIGRIERTLFTLRWFEDPALRRTVTAELNKGEARNSLARAVAFHRLGRFRDRGLENQQTRAAALNLVTAAIILFNCRYLGRAVDEMRRRGSPIDPAMLSRLSPLGWDRINLTGDYVWSDHLDLDANGLMPLLIKPLP; encoded by the coding sequence ATGCCCGCACGTATTCCGATGACCCAGCGGCAGCGCGCCGCGTTGCTTGCTTTGCCCGACAGCGAGGCGGCGGTGGTGCGACATCATGGCCTCGATGCCGAGGACCTTGCTGCGATCGGCTTCGCACGCACTCCGGCGACCCGCTTGAGCTATGCCCTGCAACTCTGCTGCCTGCGCTATCCGGGGCGACATCTGCGCACAGGCGAGCTGTTGCCTGCAATCATGCTCGACCACATCGCCGAACAGGTCGGAGTGGATGCAGGCGTCGTCGCCGACTTCGCGCGGCGAGCGCCGACCCGCTACGATCAGCTTGCCGCCATCAAGGCGCGCTTCGGATTCACCGATCTGAGCCGGCCAGCGCGCGGCATCATGATGACTTGGCTGGAAACCGAAGCCATGGCTATCGTGGACGGGCGCATTTTGCTTGATCGATTGCTGGACGAGCTGCGCACGCGACGCATCGTCATCCCTGGCATCAGCGTCGTTGAGCGGATGGCGGCCGAGGCGATGCTTCGGACGGAAACCGATCTGGTCGCCGCGGTCGATGCTAAACTCGATGCGGATATGCGTCAGCGTCTCGATATGCTGATCGATGAGAAGGTACATGACCGGCAGAGCCGCTTGTCCTGGCTGCGCGAACCAGAGCCCCGCGTCGCGTCAGCCTCGCTTGCCGAAATCCTCGAGAAGGTCGCGATAATCCATAGGACCGGTATTTCCAGCATTCCGGTCGATCCCCTGCACGAGCCCCGCCTGACGCAGTTCGCCCGCGAAGGCGTGCGATATACAGCCCAGGCTTTCCAACAGATGCGCGTCTCCCGCAGGCGGGTCATCCTGCTTGCAACGCTGCGCGAGATGGAGGCCACGCTTACCGACGCGGCGATCGCCATGTTCAGCGCCTTGATGGGACGCGCTCACCTTCGTGCTCGCAAACGCCTGGAGCAGAGGGTCGCGATTTCGGGACGCGAAGGCCGCGATCGGCTGATGCGGATCGCCACTGTGCTGGAAACAGTTAGCCAGGCAGCACGCGCCGGCGGAGATATCGGTGCGGCCCTCAGGGATATCGTGCCTCTCGACATGCTCGATGCTGATGCCGCAATCATCCGTCGTACCGCGGCACCTCACAGGGACGATGTGCTGAGCGAGATCGCAGCCGAATACCGGACCTTCAAGCGAACAGGGCCTCTATTCCTGCAAGCGCTCGATTTCCACGGTCGGGCCGGCACCGCGGCATTGCGCGACGCGATGGCGATCCTGTCGAATCTTGATGGCGACTGGCGCAAGCCCCTCCCTGCCGACGTTCCGCTCGGTCATGTCGAGCGGCGCTGGCACCGCCATGTCGTGGTCGCCGGCAAGATCGACCGGACGCACTGGGAGATGGCGACTTACGGCGCGCTCACCAATGCACTGGCCTCGGGTGATATCTGGGTGCCGAGGTCAAGGCTGCACAGGTCGCTGGACGTGCTGCTCGCGCCGTTATCCGGCGCAGCGCTGCAACCGCCGTTCTCGCTCGGTAATCCACACGCATGGCTCGATCAGCGCGCCGCGCAGCTCGACAGCGCCTTGCGCGACGTCGCCCACAATCTGGCCGGACGCGATGCTGCCCTGTTCGCTGGCGAGCGATTGCGATTTCCCAAGGAACTGAAGGACGATGATGCCAGGCACGACGAAGGACGGCGCCTGACGCTTGCCTGCTACGACATGCTGCCTGCCACGCGTATCACCGACGTGTTGTCGCAAGTCGAACGCTGGACCGGCTTCACCCGGCACTTCGGGCACGTCTCGACCGGGTTGCCGCCTGGCGATGAGCAGGCCTTCCTCGCCACTCTGATTGCCGAAGCGACCAATCTTGGGCTGTCGCGCATGGCCGAGGTATGCGGCGCAGGGTCACGCCGCGCGCTGCTGCGCATGCAGACATGGCACATGCGCGAGGAAACCTTTCGGGCGGCGCTCGCCTGTCTGACCGACGCCATCCACGCCGAGCCGATCGCCGCCTGGTTTGGGCAAGGACACCGGGCTTCCGCGGATGGCCAGGCCTTCTACCTGGGCGGGCCGGGCGAAGCCGGCGGAGCGGTCAACGCCCATTATGGTCGCGACCCAGTGGTCAAGATCTACACCACCATCACCGACCGCTACGCGCCGCTGCACCAGACGGTGATCGCCGGCACGGCAGGAGAAGCCATCCATGCGCTCGATGGGCTCCTCGGCCATGACAGCAACGCCGATCTGACCGCGCTGCACGTCGATGGAGGCGGCGTTTCCGACATCGTATTCGCGACGATGCATCTCCTCGGGCTCGATTTCGAGCCGCGCATTCCTCGCCTGTCCGACCGGCGCCTCTACGCTTTCGAACCCTCGAAGCGCTATGGCAGGCTTGCGCCACTGTTCGGTCACAGGCTCAACCGGGACCTGATCGTCAGCCACTGGCCCGATATTGAACGTGTCATTGGCGCGATCCGTCACCGCACCGTCACGCCATCGTTGATCCTGAAGAAGCTGTCCGCCTACCGCCAGCAGAACAGCCTCGCTGCGGCGCTGCGGGAGATCGGGCGGATCGAGCGCACGCTGTTCACGCTCCGCTGGTTCGAGGATCCGGCTCTGCGCCGTACCGTCACTGCCGAGTTGAACAAGGGCGAGGCCCGCAACAGCCTTGCCCGGGCGGTCGCCTTCCATCGGCTCGGCCGTTTTCGCGACCGTGGCCTGGAGAACCAGCAGACCCGAGCGGCCGCGCTCAACCTCGTCACCGCAGCGATTATCCTGTTCAACTGTCGCTATCTGGGGCGCGCCGTCGACGAAATGCGTCGTCGAGGAAGCCCCATCGATCCAGCTATGCTGTCCCGGCTCTCGCCGTTGGGTTGGGATCGCATCAATCTCACCGGCGATTATGTCTGGTCCGATCACCTCGATCTCGACGCCAACGGCCTCATGCCGCTGCTCATCAAACCGCTACCGTGA